Proteins found in one Planctomycetes bacterium MalM25 genomic segment:
- the pepN gene encoding Aminopeptidase N — protein MSRQTVVGLLLSCLLIASGVRAEHVCRYCQAFAADAAASTPKYAPDRVVDVRHIKIDVTPDFAGKTVHATTTLTFAPISKPTREVVLNAVRLRVEGVESSHALAEHASTDEKLTLLFAEPIPVGEEVTVAITYTAEPKKGLYFRTADMGYPEGEDHLWTQGETHEAPHWFPCFDYPNERSTTEVICHVPADMTVLSNGSRLGAVVDEVTGLKKVHWRQDKPHVNYLVCLVAGHFHKLAGHSNGVPLGFFTQPEFAAESPNSFQDTAAILKFYEEEIGVPYPWDKYDQVTIRDYNWGGMENTSLTTLTHETIYSDATENLRSSRGLDAHELAHQWFGDYVTCKDWSHLWLNEGFATYYTHLYEGHKLGRDAMLYGLYRDATNRVLPGSEKSDKPIVFRSYAQPWDQFDFRAYPKGSWVLHMLRSRLGEDLYRKAIKLYLERHALSSVVTDDLRQAMEEVSGKPLDAFFDQWVYHGGVPQLKVKHKWLAEEKLLKVTVSQDEPKAGKTLLFTFPVTLRAHVGDQVVDHAAEVTEVEEDFYFKLPGKPDVVRFDPEYTVLAEVEHKKPQPMLEAQLRLESDLIGRLHAAKALGDKDSKKATAALAAALNGDAHHAVRRAAAGALAEQGTDAALDALLASLDQPDARAREQVVTSLGKFFEDQAADALRRIAAEDPNPDIRGAALKGLAKYRDDASTAALLAALRGESFQNQLAITAARAIGKRLDPALGEPLLESLRDRRHELPGRRYGEVIPSLGRVWREADDKTPAREFLADCLNDAAISVRLGAIEALGELGDRGATPILEDLAGQAGKTGPAAKKALKRLETETSRTPAGVQELRDQLRELRKQQEALQETVERLDAHSEADEPGEGGG, from the coding sequence ATGTCTCGCCAGACCGTCGTTGGGTTGCTGCTGAGCTGCTTGCTGATCGCGTCCGGTGTGCGGGCGGAGCACGTCTGTCGCTACTGCCAGGCCTTCGCCGCCGACGCCGCGGCCTCGACGCCGAAGTACGCGCCGGACCGCGTGGTCGATGTGCGTCACATCAAGATCGACGTGACGCCCGACTTCGCCGGCAAGACGGTCCACGCGACGACCACGCTCACCTTCGCGCCGATCTCCAAGCCGACCCGCGAGGTCGTGCTGAACGCGGTGCGGCTGCGCGTCGAAGGGGTCGAGTCGAGCCACGCCCTGGCGGAGCACGCATCGACCGACGAGAAGCTCACGCTCCTCTTCGCCGAACCGATCCCCGTGGGCGAGGAGGTGACGGTCGCCATCACCTACACCGCGGAGCCGAAGAAGGGGCTCTACTTCCGCACCGCCGACATGGGCTACCCGGAGGGCGAGGACCACCTCTGGACCCAGGGCGAGACGCACGAGGCGCCGCATTGGTTCCCCTGCTTCGACTACCCGAACGAGCGCTCGACGACCGAGGTGATCTGCCACGTGCCGGCGGACATGACGGTCCTGTCGAACGGCTCCCGCCTCGGCGCGGTGGTTGATGAGGTGACGGGCTTGAAGAAGGTCCACTGGCGGCAGGACAAGCCGCACGTGAACTACCTGGTCTGCCTCGTCGCCGGCCACTTTCACAAGCTGGCAGGCCACAGCAACGGCGTGCCGCTCGGCTTCTTCACGCAGCCCGAGTTCGCCGCCGAGTCGCCCAACTCGTTCCAGGACACGGCCGCCATCCTCAAGTTTTATGAGGAAGAGATCGGCGTGCCGTACCCGTGGGACAAGTACGACCAGGTCACCATCCGCGACTACAACTGGGGCGGCATGGAGAACACGTCGCTCACGACGCTCACGCACGAGACCATCTACAGCGACGCCACCGAGAACCTCCGCTCCTCGCGCGGTCTCGACGCCCACGAATTGGCCCACCAGTGGTTCGGCGACTACGTGACTTGCAAAGACTGGAGCCACCTGTGGCTCAACGAGGGCTTCGCCACCTACTACACGCACCTGTACGAAGGGCACAAGCTGGGCCGCGACGCGATGCTGTACGGCCTCTACCGCGACGCGACCAATCGCGTGCTGCCCGGCAGCGAGAAGAGCGACAAGCCGATTGTCTTCCGCTCGTACGCCCAGCCGTGGGATCAGTTCGACTTCCGGGCCTACCCGAAGGGGAGCTGGGTGCTGCACATGCTCCGCAGCCGCCTGGGCGAGGACCTTTATCGCAAAGCGATCAAGCTCTACCTGGAGCGTCACGCGCTGTCGAGCGTCGTCACCGACGACCTGCGGCAGGCGATGGAGGAGGTCTCCGGCAAGCCGCTCGACGCCTTCTTCGACCAGTGGGTCTACCACGGCGGCGTCCCTCAGCTGAAGGTCAAGCACAAGTGGCTGGCCGAAGAGAAGCTGCTCAAGGTCACCGTCTCGCAGGACGAGCCGAAGGCGGGCAAGACGCTCCTGTTCACCTTCCCCGTCACGCTCCGCGCGCACGTCGGCGACCAGGTCGTCGACCACGCGGCCGAGGTGACCGAGGTCGAAGAGGACTTCTACTTCAAGCTGCCCGGCAAGCCGGACGTGGTCCGGTTCGACCCCGAGTACACGGTTCTCGCCGAGGTCGAGCACAAGAAGCCGCAGCCGATGCTCGAAGCCCAGCTCCGCCTCGAAAGCGATCTTATCGGCCGCCTGCACGCGGCGAAGGCGCTCGGAGACAAGGACAGCAAGAAGGCGACCGCAGCTCTGGCGGCGGCGCTCAATGGCGACGCCCATCACGCCGTCCGTCGGGCGGCGGCCGGCGCGCTCGCCGAGCAGGGGACCGACGCGGCGCTCGACGCGCTGCTCGCTTCGCTCGACCAGCCCGACGCCCGGGCGCGTGAGCAGGTGGTGACGAGCCTCGGTAAGTTTTTCGAGGACCAGGCCGCGGACGCGCTGCGCCGAATCGCCGCCGAGGATCCCAACCCGGACATCCGCGGCGCCGCGTTGAAGGGGCTTGCGAAGTACCGGGACGACGCCTCCACGGCGGCGTTGCTCGCCGCGCTGCGGGGCGAGTCGTTCCAGAACCAGCTCGCCATCACCGCCGCTCGGGCGATCGGCAAGCGGCTCGACCCGGCGTTGGGCGAGCCCCTCCTGGAGTCGCTCCGCGACCGCCGGCACGAACTGCCCGGCCGCCGCTACGGCGAGGTGATCCCCTCGCTGGGACGCGTGTGGCGCGAGGCGGACGACAAGACGCCCGCCCGTGAGTTCCTGGCCGACTGCCTGAACGACGCGGCGATCTCCGTTCGGCTCGGGGCGATCGAGGCGCTCGGAGAGCTGGGCGATCGCGGCGCGACGCCGATCCTGGAGGACCTGGCCGGCCAAGCGGGCAAGACCGGCCCGGCCGCCAAGAAGGCCCTCAAACGCCTCGAGACGGAGACCAGCCGGACGCCCGCGGGGGTCCAAGAGCTCCGCGATCAACTCCGCGAGCTACGCAAGCAGCAGGAAGCGCTGCAGGAAACGGTCGAACGGCTCGACGCGCACAGCGAGGCGGACGAGCCGGGCGAAGGGGGAGGGTAG
- the sthA_1 gene encoding Soluble pyridine nucleotide transhydrogenase: MKHYDVICIGTGPAGQKGAIQAAKLGRTVAVIEKNPVVGGAQVNTGTIPSKALREAVITLTGSDKRNLLGASYRAKKDVTVADLVGFSQQIIRHEWELIGSQFERNHIDLVWGHAKFVGPNEIEVAGKDGPERLTADKFLISVGTRPARPDHIPFNQDTIITSDELVTLEHIPRTMIVVGGGVIGSEYATIMATLGVRVTLVEGRHQCLGFLDQEIAGAFQYFMRQKGITLRLGEKVESIAEVDAEEGEKGGNFGGHGKRPDKLVEAQLESGKRLRAEVLLYSVGRQGVCGALGLDAVGIEYDDRERLKVNDNYQTNVEHVYAAGDVIGFPALASTSMEQGRRAVCHALGVCDVRNYNTELFPYGIYAVPEISMVGKTEEELTDEGIPYETGIAHYREIARAKLLGDELGMMKMLIHQETHHILGVHVIGAEATELIHIGQAVMALGGTAEFFIDNVFNFPTLAECYKVAAYNGMNKLNHV, from the coding sequence ATGAAGCACTACGACGTCATTTGCATCGGCACCGGTCCGGCCGGACAGAAGGGGGCCATCCAGGCCGCCAAGCTCGGGCGGACGGTCGCCGTGATCGAGAAGAACCCGGTCGTCGGCGGCGCCCAGGTCAACACGGGGACCATCCCCAGCAAGGCCCTGCGTGAGGCGGTGATCACGCTCACCGGGTCGGACAAGCGCAACCTGCTGGGCGCTTCGTACCGGGCGAAGAAGGACGTGACGGTCGCCGACCTAGTCGGCTTCTCGCAGCAGATCATCCGCCACGAGTGGGAGCTGATCGGCAGCCAATTCGAGCGGAACCACATCGACCTGGTGTGGGGGCACGCGAAGTTCGTCGGGCCCAACGAGATCGAGGTCGCCGGCAAGGATGGCCCGGAGCGGCTCACCGCCGACAAGTTCCTGATCTCGGTCGGCACGCGTCCCGCGCGGCCCGACCACATCCCGTTCAACCAGGACACGATCATCACCAGCGACGAGCTGGTCACGCTCGAGCACATCCCGCGGACGATGATCGTCGTCGGCGGCGGCGTGATCGGCAGCGAGTACGCCACGATCATGGCGACGCTCGGCGTTCGCGTGACGCTGGTCGAGGGGCGCCACCAGTGCCTCGGCTTCCTAGATCAGGAGATCGCCGGCGCCTTCCAGTACTTCATGCGGCAGAAGGGCATCACTCTCCGCCTGGGGGAGAAGGTCGAATCGATCGCCGAGGTTGACGCCGAGGAGGGCGAGAAGGGGGGCAACTTCGGAGGCCACGGCAAGCGGCCGGACAAGCTCGTCGAGGCGCAGCTCGAATCGGGTAAGCGGCTCCGCGCCGAGGTGCTGCTCTACTCCGTTGGCCGCCAGGGCGTGTGCGGTGCGTTGGGGCTCGACGCGGTCGGCATCGAGTACGACGACCGCGAACGCCTGAAGGTCAACGACAACTACCAGACCAACGTCGAGCACGTTTACGCCGCGGGCGACGTGATCGGCTTCCCGGCGCTCGCCTCGACCAGCATGGAGCAGGGCCGCCGCGCTGTTTGCCACGCGCTCGGCGTGTGCGACGTGCGGAACTACAACACGGAACTCTTCCCGTACGGCATCTACGCGGTGCCGGAGATCTCGATGGTCGGCAAGACCGAAGAGGAGCTGACCGACGAGGGCATCCCGTACGAGACCGGCATCGCCCACTACCGCGAGATCGCCCGCGCGAAGCTCCTGGGCGACGAGCTGGGCATGATGAAGATGCTCATCCACCAAGAGACGCACCACATCCTGGGCGTGCACGTCATCGGCGCCGAGGCGACCGAGCTGATCCACATCGGCCAGGCCGTGATGGCCCTGGGCGGCACGGCCGAGTTCTTCATCGATAACGTGTTCAACTTCCCGACCCTCGCCGAGTGCTACAAGGTGGCGGCGTACAACGGGATGAACAAGCTGAACCACGTGTGA
- a CDS encoding TadE-like protein, which yields MTRGRRRRAARGRQERRLGVEIVELAFALPVMMVIVFGTLETCELIFVKQSLAVGAYESGRIAARPGGTADSAVTRFEQIMTSRRVNDATITITPADPTAVAIGDEIRIEVAAPVHSNSTTGLVLTNVPDITETVVVVRE from the coding sequence ATGACACGGGGCAGGAGACGCCGAGCCGCCCGCGGCCGCCAAGAGCGGCGGCTCGGCGTCGAGATTGTCGAACTCGCGTTCGCGTTGCCGGTGATGATGGTCATCGTCTTCGGCACGCTGGAGACCTGCGAGCTCATCTTCGTTAAGCAGTCGTTGGCGGTCGGGGCCTACGAGTCGGGGCGGATCGCCGCCCGGCCCGGCGGCACGGCCGATTCCGCGGTGACGCGTTTCGAGCAGATCATGACCTCCCGCCGGGTGAACGACGCCACGATCACGATCACCCCCGCCGACCCCACCGCCGTGGCGATCGGCGATGAGATCCGCATCGAGGTCGCCGCGCCCGTTCACAGCAACAGCACGACCGGATTGGTGCTGACGAACGTTCCCGACATCACGGAGACGGTCGTCGTGGTGCGAGAGTAG
- a CDS encoding von Willebrand factor type A domain protein: MCKPIRRRRLIRNGPSRRGATLVLIAVMSSALVGMGALVINWSFIELTNTQLRSATDAAAKAAAVALSQTQNKSDARAAAKQLVKNYYIGGQKLKITNADIEFGNGTQDGQGGYTFTPDVSPLNCARVTARCGEGAATSSVPVFFSNLMPEGTFDLQKEATAGRYDHDVCVVVDRSGSMAWDLSGEDFSYPAEYNNDSTLQNYFRAPHPTESRWAKLVEALESFKDVIDSRNLNAQVGLASYSSDYTFGLFESSKVTQDQVMSPDTGDFLDAAYAIGQEPIIGDTDIKAGIDNGRLILTSSSERRMTATRTMVLLSDGRKTSGGNPLTGASKAFDKRITVHTVSFGDGADQQALTDIAEATGGRHYHALTGDQLADAFKDIAEQLPAILME; the protein is encoded by the coding sequence ATGTGCAAACCGATCCGCCGCCGTCGCCTCATCCGCAACGGCCCGTCACGCCGCGGCGCCACGCTCGTCCTGATCGCGGTCATGTCGTCCGCTCTGGTTGGCATGGGAGCCCTGGTCATCAACTGGTCGTTCATCGAGCTGACCAACACCCAGCTCCGCTCGGCGACCGACGCGGCGGCCAAGGCGGCCGCGGTCGCCCTCAGCCAAACTCAGAACAAGAGCGACGCCCGCGCCGCGGCCAAGCAGCTCGTCAAGAACTACTACATCGGCGGGCAGAAGCTGAAGATCACCAACGCCGACATCGAGTTCGGCAACGGCACGCAGGACGGCCAGGGGGGGTACACCTTCACGCCGGACGTCTCCCCGCTCAACTGCGCCCGGGTGACGGCCCGGTGCGGCGAGGGGGCGGCGACCTCCAGCGTGCCGGTCTTCTTCTCGAACCTGATGCCGGAGGGGACATTCGACCTTCAGAAGGAGGCGACCGCCGGCCGCTACGACCACGATGTATGCGTGGTGGTCGATCGTTCTGGCTCGATGGCTTGGGACCTGAGCGGCGAGGACTTCAGCTATCCGGCCGAGTACAACAACGACTCGACCCTGCAAAACTACTTCCGCGCCCCGCACCCGACCGAGAGCCGTTGGGCGAAGCTGGTCGAGGCGCTCGAGTCTTTCAAGGACGTCATCGACAGCCGCAACCTGAACGCCCAGGTCGGGCTGGCCTCTTACTCCAGCGACTACACCTTCGGGCTCTTCGAGTCGAGCAAGGTCACGCAGGACCAGGTGATGAGCCCGGACACGGGCGACTTCTTGGACGCGGCCTACGCCATCGGGCAGGAGCCGATCATCGGCGACACCGACATCAAGGCCGGCATCGACAACGGCCGCTTGATCCTCACCTCGTCGTCCGAGCGGCGCATGACCGCCACGAGGACGATGGTCCTGTTGAGCGACGGCCGCAAGACCTCCGGCGGAAACCCGCTCACCGGCGCCAGCAAGGCGTTCGACAAGCGGATCACGGTCCACACCGTCTCGTTCGGAGACGGCGCCGACCAGCAGGCCCTGACCGACATCGCCGAGGCGACGGGCGGCCGCCACTACCACGCCCTGACCGGCGACCAACTCGCCGACGCCTTCAAAGACATCGCCGAGCAGCTGCCGGCCATCCTGATGGAGTAG
- a CDS encoding TadE-like protein has product MLVRKVRSTKRKTRRPRRSEDRRGAATVEFALTSFIVFFLFMTMIEFARFHIVRHSMDQAVYMGARVGIVPGATANEVDQTVRDRLTLAGISDATISISPAVITDATTSVTVNATAPFGQNSWATPKFFGGVNVVAEITLDHENIVFQ; this is encoded by the coding sequence ATGCTCGTTCGCAAGGTCCGATCAACGAAGCGGAAGACGCGGCGCCCGCGTCGGTCGGAGGACCGACGCGGGGCGGCGACCGTCGAATTCGCGCTGACTTCGTTCATCGTCTTCTTCCTGTTCATGACGATGATCGAGTTCGCGCGGTTCCACATCGTGCGGCATTCGATGGACCAGGCGGTCTACATGGGCGCCCGGGTCGGCATCGTCCCGGGCGCGACCGCCAACGAGGTCGATCAGACCGTGCGTGACCGACTCACCCTGGCGGGCATCAGCGACGCGACGATCTCGATCTCCCCCGCGGTCATCACCGACGCCACCACCTCGGTGACCGTCAACGCCACGGCGCCCTTCGGCCAGAACAGCTGGGCGACGCCCAAGTTCTTCGGCGGGGTGAACGTCGTCGCGGAAATCACGCTCGACCACGAGAACATCGTGTTCCAGTAA
- the acpS gene encoding Holo-[acyl-carrier-protein] synthase, whose translation MAVLGVGTDIIEVLRIAQMIERHGELFIGRVYTEHEIEYCASRKAATQHYAGRWAAKEAVLKALGTGLVRGVSWRDLEVRNTPAGGPVIKLYGGAREVLERSGIERIHLSISHCRSHATAYALAEG comes from the coding sequence ATGGCCGTTCTCGGCGTCGGTACCGACATCATCGAGGTCCTGCGGATCGCGCAGATGATCGAGCGGCACGGCGAGCTGTTCATCGGCCGCGTCTACACCGAGCACGAGATCGAGTACTGCGCCAGTCGCAAAGCGGCGACCCAGCACTACGCGGGTCGGTGGGCCGCCAAGGAAGCCGTGCTCAAGGCGTTGGGCACCGGCCTCGTGCGGGGCGTCTCGTGGCGTGATCTCGAGGTCCGCAACACGCCCGCCGGCGGACCCGTGATCAAGCTCTACGGCGGCGCCCGTGAGGTGCTCGAGCGCTCGGGGATCGAACGGATCCACCTCTCGATCAGCCACTGCCGCAGCCACGCCACCGCGTACGCGCTTGCGGAAGGATAA
- the metB gene encoding Cystathionine gamma-synthase gives MATELPTTPESFDDVISDLPPRPASTLAVHAGEARQKPGDAITDPIFCASTYTFPDTQSIIDFIEEGQLREEYGRYGNPGEKVAEAKLAALDGAESAVLFASGMAALVGVLMAKLESGDNVVFTDECYHRSRQFCKEYMSRFGVETITVKTGDYDAIRDAITPRTKLLISESPTNPHQSCIDLDKFVAIAREKNVETLIDATLATPYNLRPIDAGVDYVLHSCTKYLGGHNDLLAGSIAGSEEKLAPVRDLRGVMGSINQPHSIYLLLRGLKTFELRMQRHNENGLAVARFLDAHQRVEKVYYPGLYSHRDHPQAKKYMQGHGGLVTFLVKDADWRQTADVVDRTKICRIAPSLGGVETLIEQPLVMSYYQRTPEERKAFGIPDNMIRLACGIEDSEDLIADLKQALEA, from the coding sequence ATGGCCACCGAACTCCCGACCACCCCCGAATCGTTCGACGACGTGATCAGCGACCTCCCGCCCCGCCCGGCGAGCACGCTGGCGGTCCACGCGGGCGAGGCGCGGCAGAAGCCGGGCGACGCGATCACCGACCCGATCTTCTGCGCGTCGACCTACACGTTCCCCGACACGCAGTCGATCATCGACTTCATCGAGGAGGGCCAGCTCCGCGAGGAGTACGGCCGCTACGGCAACCCGGGCGAGAAGGTCGCCGAGGCGAAGCTCGCCGCGCTCGACGGCGCCGAGTCGGCCGTCCTGTTCGCCAGCGGCATGGCCGCGTTGGTCGGCGTGCTCATGGCGAAGCTCGAGTCGGGCGACAACGTCGTCTTCACCGACGAGTGCTACCACCGCAGCCGCCAGTTCTGCAAAGAGTACATGAGCCGCTTCGGCGTCGAGACCATCACGGTCAAGACCGGCGACTACGACGCCATCCGCGACGCGATCACGCCGCGCACGAAGCTGCTCATCAGCGAGTCGCCCACGAACCCGCACCAGAGCTGCATCGACCTCGACAAGTTCGTCGCGATCGCGCGGGAGAAGAACGTCGAGACGCTGATCGACGCCACCCTCGCCACGCCGTACAACCTGCGGCCGATCGACGCGGGCGTCGACTACGTGCTGCACAGCTGCACGAAGTACCTGGGCGGGCACAACGACCTGCTGGCCGGCTCGATCGCCGGCAGCGAGGAGAAGCTCGCCCCCGTGCGTGACCTGCGGGGCGTGATGGGCTCGATCAATCAGCCGCACAGCATCTACTTGCTGCTCCGCGGCCTGAAGACCTTCGAGCTGCGGATGCAGCGGCACAACGAGAACGGCCTGGCCGTGGCCCGCTTCCTCGACGCCCACCAGCGTGTCGAGAAGGTCTACTACCCCGGCCTCTACTCTCACCGCGACCACCCGCAAGCGAAGAAGTACATGCAGGGGCACGGCGGCCTGGTCACCTTCCTGGTAAAGGACGCCGATTGGCGGCAGACGGCCGACGTGGTCGATCGGACGAAGATCTGCCGCATCGCCCCGAGCCTCGGTGGCGTCGAAACGCTCATCGAGCAGCCGCTGGTGATGAGCTACTACCAACGCACGCCCGAAGAACGCAAGGCGTTCGGCATCCCCGACAACATGATCCGCCTGGCCTGCGGCATCGAGGACTCCGAAGACCTGATCGCCGACCTGAAGCAGGCGCTGGAAGCTTGA
- a CDS encoding Bacterial type II/III secretion system short domain protein has product MPRPLRHLLLIAALMLGPAPVVHAAESEMVGLLAVAIEPEVATQLVLSEEQLAQLTDLADQRELKGFSRAMKLSKLPREERIAQFADFRAESEKLAMAILTEEQAAKLREIAAESEDPALKPSEEAAESAENTEEAKEEPAESKPAPKAESPSARAVTPTEPVGDVSSPETAPVVSGSRNSPGKLSFNFQQQPWGDVLRWFSEKADLSLVIDTAPPGTLNYRDDRLYTPAEALDVLNGVLLTKGYTLVRKERMLLVIDLEQDVIPPNMVTDVPVDRLDQRGEYEIVRVLIELGDADPASAADSLLRLAGPQGAVVVLPEARMLQVTETAGRIRTMLAVIEAMRRAAQPTDAEEAELRSYPTGGADPATTLAVLQTLLDGSPTARLATDEATGSLIALATPAEHRAIEQALGKLTTDGRRVELIPVVEVDPLVAATLVTRLFDPAGEGDDKKRDPNAPVVEADPYTDSLLVRGTSAQVEQIRQLVSQLDTPDPALAPGAGGTIRTLPVTDAELRQALEQIETLWPTLRGNPLRMATPGGEIPSFRPGADVERQQQRGEDPLDLLYEDELPPPGRTTEATRRSPFRFANQTEESEGDGPDPIYITPGAGTTVIASRDVEALDDLENLLATVLQTSTGGGRQYAVFYLKFADASTAAALLNSIFGGDSGGGGGLMGDLAGAAVGGGAGGDLLGDLLGMGGGAESVGFDSVSVDVVPDLRLNALYVYASPTDQLVVNKLLRVIDQPRGPDRIESTGVARLIRVENTSASDIAAVVSEVFKDRLDGGSGGGQPSPQDFLRAMQGGGNTAEDQEPEKMTLGIDERSNSLVVRSSEPLFEQVKALVEDLDRAGVERPVSTRVVSLRNTSSNALRETLVSLLGEKAEIGAATGEAASQNPAAGGGASKPGEDKKQEAARNAERQQREMQQGMERLQQFRRMLERGRGQGGPGGGRGGRGGGPRGGGGPGGGRGR; this is encoded by the coding sequence ATGCCCCGCCCCCTCCGCCACCTGCTGCTGATCGCCGCCTTGATGCTCGGCCCCGCGCCCGTTGTCCACGCGGCCGAATCGGAGATGGTCGGTCTGTTGGCGGTCGCGATCGAACCCGAGGTCGCCACGCAGTTGGTGCTCTCCGAGGAGCAACTCGCCCAGCTGACCGACTTGGCCGATCAGCGTGAGCTGAAGGGCTTCTCGCGGGCGATGAAGCTCTCGAAGCTGCCGCGCGAGGAGCGGATCGCCCAGTTCGCCGATTTTCGAGCCGAGAGCGAGAAGCTCGCGATGGCGATCCTCACCGAGGAGCAGGCCGCCAAGCTCCGCGAGATCGCCGCCGAGAGCGAGGACCCCGCGCTAAAGCCTTCGGAAGAAGCCGCGGAGAGCGCCGAGAACACGGAGGAAGCGAAAGAGGAGCCTGCCGAATCAAAGCCAGCGCCAAAGGCGGAGTCCCCTAGCGCGCGAGCAGTAACCCCGACCGAGCCGGTCGGGGACGTCTCTTCACCAGAAACTGCTCCTGTCGTTTCGGGTTCACGCAACAGCCCCGGCAAGCTCTCCTTCAACTTCCAGCAGCAACCGTGGGGCGACGTCCTCCGTTGGTTCTCCGAGAAGGCCGACCTGTCGCTCGTGATCGACACGGCGCCTCCCGGCACGCTGAACTACCGTGATGACCGCCTCTACACACCCGCCGAAGCGCTCGACGTGCTCAATGGCGTGCTCCTCACTAAGGGGTACACGCTCGTTAGGAAGGAACGCATGCTCCTGGTCATCGACCTGGAGCAGGACGTCATCCCGCCGAACATGGTGACCGACGTGCCGGTCGATCGGCTCGACCAGCGGGGCGAGTACGAGATCGTCCGCGTGCTGATCGAGTTGGGCGACGCCGATCCGGCGTCGGCGGCCGATTCTTTGCTCCGTTTGGCCGGACCGCAGGGCGCGGTCGTCGTGCTGCCCGAAGCCCGCATGCTGCAGGTCACCGAGACCGCCGGCCGGATCCGGACGATGCTCGCCGTGATCGAAGCGATGCGCCGCGCCGCCCAGCCCACGGACGCCGAGGAGGCGGAGCTCCGCTCGTACCCGACCGGCGGGGCGGACCCGGCGACGACGCTCGCCGTGCTGCAGACGCTGCTCGACGGCTCGCCGACCGCCCGGCTGGCGACCGACGAGGCGACCGGCAGCCTCATTGCGCTCGCCACCCCCGCCGAGCACCGGGCGATCGAGCAGGCGCTGGGCAAGCTCACGACCGACGGTCGCCGGGTCGAGTTGATCCCGGTCGTCGAGGTCGATCCGCTGGTGGCGGCGACGCTCGTCACGCGGCTGTTCGACCCCGCCGGCGAGGGCGACGACAAGAAACGCGACCCGAACGCCCCGGTCGTCGAGGCCGACCCGTACACCGATTCGCTCCTGGTGCGTGGCACGTCGGCCCAGGTCGAACAGATCCGCCAGCTCGTTTCGCAGCTCGACACGCCCGACCCCGCCCTCGCGCCGGGGGCCGGCGGCACGATCCGCACCCTGCCGGTCACCGACGCCGAACTCCGCCAGGCGCTCGAGCAGATCGAGACGCTCTGGCCGACGCTCCGTGGCAACCCGCTGCGGATGGCGACCCCGGGCGGCGAGATCCCTAGCTTCCGGCCCGGCGCCGATGTCGAACGCCAGCAGCAGCGGGGCGAGGACCCGCTCGACCTGCTGTACGAGGACGAACTACCGCCACCCGGTCGGACGACCGAGGCGACGCGCCGTTCGCCCTTCCGCTTCGCGAACCAGACCGAAGAGTCCGAAGGGGATGGCCCCGACCCGATCTACATCACCCCCGGCGCCGGGACGACCGTCATCGCCAGCCGCGACGTCGAAGCGCTTGACGACCTCGAGAACCTTCTCGCCACGGTCCTGCAGACCAGCACGGGCGGGGGACGGCAGTACGCGGTCTTCTACCTCAAGTTCGCCGACGCCTCGACCGCGGCGGCGCTGCTGAACAGCATCTTCGGGGGCGACTCGGGCGGCGGTGGTGGTCTGATGGGCGACCTGGCCGGCGCCGCGGTCGGTGGTGGCGCAGGGGGTGACCTGCTGGGCGACCTGCTCGGCATGGGAGGGGGCGCCGAGAGCGTCGGATTCGACTCGGTGTCGGTCGATGTGGTCCCCGACCTGCGGCTCAACGCGCTGTACGTCTACGCCTCGCCGACGGATCAGCTGGTGGTGAACAAGCTGCTGCGGGTCATCGACCAGCCACGCGGCCCCGACCGGATCGAATCGACCGGCGTGGCCCGGCTGATCCGAGTGGAGAACACCAGCGCCAGCGACATCGCCGCCGTGGTGAGTGAGGTCTTCAAGGACCGGCTCGACGGCGGCTCGGGGGGCGGTCAACCGAGCCCGCAGGACTTCCTCCGCGCCATGCAGGGGGGCGGCAACACCGCCGAGGACCAGGAGCCCGAGAAGATGACCCTCGGCATCGACGAGCGGAGCAACTCGCTCGTCGTCCGCTCCTCCGAGCCCCTGTTCGAGCAGGTGAAGGCGTTGGTCGAGGACCTCGACCGGGCGGGCGTCGAGCGGCCCGTGTCGACACGCGTCGTCTCGCTACGCAACACCAGCAGCAACGCGCTGCGGGAGACGCTCGTCTCGCTCTTGGGCGAGAAGGCCGAGATCGGGGCGGCGACCGGCGAGGCCGCTTCACAGAACCCAGCGGCCGGCGGGGGGGCTTCGAAGCCTGGCGAAGACAAAAAGCAAGAAGCCGCCCGCAACGCCGAACGCCAGCAACGCGAGATGCAGCAGGGCATGGAGCGCTTGCAGCAGTTCCGTCGAATGCTCGAGCGCGGCCGCGGTCAGGGGGGACCGGGTGGCGGACGCGGCGGGCGAGGCGGCGGCCCACGCGGTGGCGGTGGCCCGGGTGGCGGACGCGGGCGCTGA